The window GACACAAACCCAGTGTGGATGAGCTCCTTCTCCACAGCTGAGAGTACAACAAATCACGTTCCTGTCTGAGCCtcaggggtggggtggggtgtgAGCCCCACCTGcctggtggggagcagggatgtggctccccaaaccctgcaggggcagggaaggggtccCCAGCTGGCTGTGGTGAGCCCAGGGGAGCCAGCAGGACAGCCCCTGCTCGCTGGCAATGGCCAATGCTCTCGGGAGAGCTTACCTCCACTGAAGATCCTCCTCTACATGCTGCTGACCTCAGAAGTCCAACTGAATTTTGCGCAAAAATTATCAAGCCACTCGACAAAGCTGCTACTGAGTCTCAAAAGGACAAGGAGACATGCTGATCACATTTGTGTTTAGAGAGATGCTTATCTGAAATGCACAAAGGGTGACATTATCTATCACAATCTCTGCCTATATAGACCATTTAAGTGCCTAGAAGCAAAATGTTTAGGAGCTATAGGGTAACAAAGGCAATTTtgccttcaaaatattttgctttttctcctcttaagaggaaaaaaagctcttttctcCTTGTAGAGCACTATAATACTAATAAGTACTAAAGAACTAAAGTAAGTACTAGTGTGCTGTGCTAACAGCATACCTTTAGTATTTAGCATTATTCAGCAGTCATTACCGGACTTTCAAAAGATGCCAGAAAGCCCAAACCTTTCAGAAAGGCTGTCTGATCATCAACTCTGTCTAAAAGACTTCAGGAACCCAACTGATCTCTAGGAGAACTTCCTACTACTCATCTGTGAAAGTTTGTTCTGTTCCTTTTACTTTAAGTCCTAAGCAAAGCCTTTAGTGCAGCACTCTCACGCCTCCAACCTAGAGAGCGAGGTGAAGGTGAAGGCTTTAAAGGTACATCACAAAACCAGTTCTGCAGAAATTTATTGACATGCTGGGCTGGACACCTGCATATTTCCTCCTCAAAATCAGTATGGAATTGATGATCCTGTGGCTAACACTAAGCAGTTACAGAAATGCTTACAAGAGGGGTCTTAGCAAGTTTGCAGCGATCCACTGGTCTCCCAGTACATTTGACTGAGGATGCAATTCCTTGTCAAGCACAGGAGGTTTGCCTGTGCAAGGAATGCGGCACCATGCCACGAGTCAGCTCCTGCTCATGCAGAGACAAGTGCTGTAGCCAATTTTTTGGCAACAAAATGAGCATCAGTGAGTTCTCATGCCTTACAGGAGAAGTAAAGCAGTCACCACTCTGTAAAGAGCCTCCCTCAGTCTGGTCACACATGAAGGAGCTGTGAGACTTCAGCTTTACAGCATTGGAGCCGAGGGTCTGGTTAGAAGTGCTGTGGGTTCTTTACAATTTCACAGGGTTGGGATCACACCTTTCATGCTCATCATTAAATTTTCAGCACTTGTCAGCTTCCTCAAGCTTAGGTTTTACAGTACAGTAACACAGCTCTGACTTGACTGCACAACCACACATCACAAACACCAAATCCTTGCTGAACCTCCACTGCAGCCCTGACAACCTTGCCAAAGCAACACCACAAACTCATCcagcaccaggagagctggCAAGAAGCAAAAGGCAAATCAAACTCCTGCACGTGTGATACTCCATCCCTAAAAACATCAGCCACCAAAACAGCACCAGTGTTTTGAAAAAGCACCTGGAGATGTCCACTCAGCCAGCCCACAGCTGCTATGCAGTATCAGCATGACCAACATCAGCTACCTCTCAAAATAATTAAGCAGAGCCCAACTGCAGAGTGGTGGGTTGTTCTCTGACAGCTGCTAAAAACACTGCTGGTACAAAGAAATACATCAGTTTTATCTCACCACAGAGCCTTAGAGCCCAAGAGATTTTTAAgctcacaagaaaaaaaaaccagaagcagCCAACAGGTAATTAGTTTTTCACTCCTGTCCTCCGTACCCTCTGCTTTTTGTGATGAGCAGCAGTAAAGGATTGCTCTACAAGAGGACCTGTAAGACACCACCAGGCTGGCCTTTCTGATCAAGCCATCTAGTCAGTACCATTGCTGCAACCCAGATGATTCTGGTAACAAAAGGAGGAGTTTGGAGAGGGCCAGGACAAAAAAGAGGGGTTCATTAACAAAACATCAGGAGGCCCAAATCAGAGATTCCCACAGCTGACTTAGAGAGGTCCCTGCAGGGCCCATTGCACACATGGCTTCAGGAAGTGTAGCCACAGTTCACCAAATGAGAACTGGACCCACCACAGAGCTCGAGGGGATGACCAAGAAGCTGATTTAAACTCCCTTCTGCTCTCCTGTTCCAGCACAACTTTCACACAAcacccccaggctctgcctgccacACCAGGTGTGGGACATGCAACAGGCACAATCAGGATCAGCTTTAATGCTCTGTTTGCCTCCTGCAAATCCCACTTTGCCCCTTACATGAAGGATTCAAAAACCAGCAAGATGATGCAAGCACAAGTTGTGATGACTGCACAAGTAGACCATTTTTTCATACAGACTGGACTTCTCAGAAAGAAATATCAGAATTCTGTGGTTTATTATCTGAAATAGATTTAaacatttgggaagaaaaaaaaaaggtttccaACACAAAACCCTGGAAATGAAGAGAGGCTAATCTGCCAAACAGCAAAACCATCAGCTGAGGTTAGAGAGGAGGCTGCATATGACAGCAGCTTGCTGCATGTAGGGCAAAAATTGCAGATAAATTTCACTGTAACACTCCACAGAAGTGAGCTCTCATCTGAGGTGAGGAAGTATGCAAGGCTTTTCCAACTGTTAAAGACAAGGGCTGGTACAAATTAGGTAAGTATTCCTCTTTAGCATAGATAATCACAAAAAAAAGGATgacattttagtttttattatttcatatttggCCAGGACTTTTAGAGGAAGGACTTTTAAAGGAAACATCAAACATTCACTTTTCTGTAGGTCTAGAAAGATTCAGTCTTCCCCCCAACCCCCACCTCCCATAGGATTTCTATTGGCCCTTATATTCACACTGCAAATTAGTTGGGAATAGCAGTATTTCTACTAGATCAGCAACGTCTGGTTCTTATCCAAATGTTCCACATAAAGAGGATGCCAGTTCTCATGGATTGGACAGCCCACCCTGCAGCATTCCTGAGAATTGTACAATATAATCTTGAAAGTCAGCAGAGTGGATTATCCACTTTTTTCTGGACTTGAACTTGTGACCTTAACAGTagcacagcagaaagcaaatgtgCTATGCACTTTGCCATAGTAACCTTCCATGTATTCTTTTCAACTTAAATACACACAATTGAAACAGCTACAATTTTGGAAAATTATGTACAAAccctatattttttcttttttgattacatataaatacaaatttgcTATTCTTCTAAAAAGTGGTTATAatagtaaataaatacaaaataagaaTCTGACCATTATACTTCATGTGCTGGGGTTAAACCCATATAAAATGTACaactaaaatacatttaaaatctttaaaggaatatttctctgattaaaatatttgttttcccaaCTTTTTCGTagacataaatatattttcaaaatagttgtgttttttttctttccatttcattaCATAAATAAAGTCTTCATTGGGAAATATTAAAGTgtcagctattttttttttgcatttgtctAATATATTTGCTGTGTTAGCGGCACCCACAACCCTCCACAACCATATCTTGATAGTTCTTTAATAcaactttttcattttcatcaaGGTAGAGCATGGAAATAGCACTCAGTTCTGTCGGCACACAGCAAGCCTTGGGGATTTTGGAATTCACTGAATTGACCAAAGTCTGAACAATGGCATGGTTTGTTGAGTTTAGGTGATCTGCCAGTGGGAAGGGACATTCCCCGTGGCAGTAAAAGGCACTATACCCCGGCGGGGCCACAATCCAGTCATTCCACCCCACATCATTGAAGTCCACATACAACGGGTGCCTTTTGCAACTGTATTTGTGGCGTTTACGCTGTTTGTGTTTCGCTTGACGCTTTTCTCTTTTATGGAGCGGGTGTCCCTTGCCATCATGCCCAAACGTCACTAACAATGGCCTGAGCTGAGACCAGCTATCTTCATCCTGATGTAAAGACCTGCTAATCCTAACGTGCCTCTTGGAGGCACTGTTCTCTTTGTCCAAGTGAACCACCTCTACCACAAACCCATGATTAGGTTGTCCATGTGCAATCCACCTCAAAACAGCTGGCGTTACATCAAAACTTTCCCATTTACTTGCATTATGATGCACCAACCTGGTGTCCAAAAGTCTTGTGACAGGGTCCTTagaggtggctgtggctggctttataatttcataaatattaatacGGTGATGGTAGCTGCTGTTGTTCTCAAAGGCTCCGTGCAC of the Camarhynchus parvulus chromosome 3, STF_HiC, whole genome shotgun sequence genome contains:
- the BMP2 gene encoding bone morphogenetic protein 2, which gives rise to MVAVTRSLLALLLCQALLGGAAGLMPEVGRRRFSEPGRAASAAQRPEDLLSEFELRLLHMFGLKRRPSPGKDVVIPPYMLDLYRLHAGQQLGQPAALSFPLERAASRANTVRSFHHEEVLEELPETSGKTARRFFFNLTSIPSEESITSAELQIFRKQVHGAFENNSSYHHRINIYEIIKPATATSKDPVTRLLDTRLVHHNASKWESFDVTPAVLRWIAHGQPNHGFVVEVVHLDKENSASKRHVRISRSLHQDEDSWSQLRPLLVTFGHDGKGHPLHKREKRQAKHKQRKRHKYSCKRHPLYVDFNDVGWNDWIVAPPGYSAFYCHGECPFPLADHLNSTNHAIVQTLVNSVNSKIPKACCVPTELSAISMLYLDENEKVVLKNYQDMVVEGCGCR